DNA from Lentibacillus amyloliquefaciens:
AATTCTCAAATGGACCATCATTTTTTTCGGTCAGCTCATTAAGCATTTTTCGCTCTCTTACAGGGTCATAGCGGTTAATGCTTTGCTTCTCTTTAACTTCCCCGATTTTTTGGACCGTTTCAGCGCGCTGGTTTATCAATTTTAAAAGCTCATTATTGACACCGTCCAAATTTTCGCGCAATTGTTCTAATTCATTACTCAATATGATCCCTCCTGTTAGCATTCAATTAATTTTGAGAATATATTAGGCATTATTATACAGAAAAGTTTAACGTTTGTCACCCTCAAATTTGCAAATTTTAAAGAAGGGGCTCATTTCCCACGAATAAAGTCAAAAAGCCAGTGATTGATCACTGACTTTTACTGTGTTTATTTTGTTTCAGACTTTTCGACTTCTGCTGCAGCTTCTTCAGCTGCTTCTTCTACTGCTTCATCGACAGAGTCATTATTGTTGCTGTTTCTGTCGTTCCATTTATCCTGCAGATTCTTGCTCAGTTCCTGCGTTTTTTCCTGTGTCTTTTGAGAAAGTCTGGAAGATGAATCAACGGCTTTTGTCTTTAAGTCTGAGCCTTTCAAGTAAGCTCTTTCTTTCAATTCAGAACCCTTGGTGTAAGCTGTATCTTTCCATTCGCTCCCCTTATCAAGGGCAGTGTCTCGCCATTCACCTGCACGCCCCTTCAATTGAACGGCGCCTTCATTAATGTCACCTCTGAATTCTCTTCCGGATTTAGGTGCCAAGAGCAGAGCAGTGACAGCACCTGCAATAGCCCCCATTAGTGTGCCAATCATAAAATCTTTTGTATTAATGTTAGCTGATTCCTGGTTGTTATTACTGTTATCGTTCCCCATCTCTAATTCCTCCTTATTTAGGTTTTTTGTTATTATTCTTTTTCCAAAAATCAACAATCGAATTGCCCCATTTGAGGACTTCGGAGACTTTCTCCTGATTTTTGGATGCTGAGCTTGAAATGCTTGAAGACAGCTTCTTCAATGATTCATTAAACTCATTTACTGTGTTGCCGACACCTTTAATGCCATCAAACAGAATATTCAGCTTGTCTGACTTTTGATTGACATCATCTGCCAGGCTGTTCGTTTTCTCGAGCAGCTCAGTGGTTTCAGATGTAATCCCCTGCATTTGCGACTCAAGATTCTCCAGGGTGCCGGATACATTACTCATCGTCCGCTGTGTTGCTTTAAGCGTTTTAATCACATAAACAACGAGCACCGTAATTGCAGCCGCAACAATAAGGGCAGCTATGTACAATAAAATCTCCATTGCCTGACCAACTCCTTCGATTCGGGAATAGTTCAATTAAGCGATGCGTGTTCGGAAGATTGCAAATGAATGCAGATGACGTATTCTTTACATAATATTCCCCAATCACAACTGTGCAAACGTTCCGCAAGTGCAGTCCGAATTCGCCCATACATCTGCCATATTTATACTATAACGGATTTTAACGATAATTTCGACAGATATGTGAAAAAATCAATAATCAAATATAAG
Protein-coding regions in this window:
- a CDS encoding YtxH domain-containing protein, which codes for MGNDNSNNNQESANINTKDFMIGTLMGAIAGAVTALLLAPKSGREFRGDINEGAVQLKGRAGEWRDTALDKGSEWKDTAYTKGSELKERAYLKGSDLKTKAVDSSSRLSQKTQEKTQELSKNLQDKWNDRNSNNNDSVDEAVEEAAEEAAAEVEKSETK
- a CDS encoding DUF948 domain-containing protein, producing MEILLYIAALIVAAAITVLVVYVIKTLKATQRTMSNVSGTLENLESQMQGITSETTELLEKTNSLADDVNQKSDKLNILFDGIKGVGNTVNEFNESLKKLSSSISSSASKNQEKVSEVLKWGNSIVDFWKKNNNKKPK